A window of the Citrus sinensis cultivar Valencia sweet orange chromosome 9, DVS_A1.0, whole genome shotgun sequence genome harbors these coding sequences:
- the LOC102629244 gene encoding probable polygalacturonase, translating into MEFCLKSRNNILHPHVIKILSTLLTLGLLSPQVAECRPTKNSYTIEFQALNCRKHSAVLTDFGGVGDGKTSNTKAFNTAISNLSKYAADGGAQLIVPPGKWLTGSFNLTSHFTLYIHKDALLLASQDESEWPLLPPLPSYGRGRDEPGGRFSSLIFGTNLTDVVVTGGNATINGQGEPWWIKYRKKQFNVTRPYLIEVMFSDNVQISNLTLIDSPSWNVHPVYSSNVLIQGLTIRAPIDSPNTDGINPDSCTNTRIEDNYIVSGDDCVAVKSGWDEYGIKVGMPTQHLIIRRLICISPDSAAIALGSEMSGGIKDVRAEDITAINTQSGVRIKTAVGRGAYVKEIYVRRMTMKTMKYVFWMTGDYGSHPDPGFDPKALPTVTGINYRDMVADNVTQSAKLDGIRNDPFTGICISNVTIKLTEKPKELQWNCTNIQGITSRVTPQACELLPKKEPTDCFFPDDKLPIDDVRLNTCSASISKA; encoded by the exons ATGGAGTTTTgtctaaaatcaagaaataatATTCTCCATCCCCAT GTTATTAAAATTCTCTCAACGTTGTTGACATTGGGATTGCTTAGTCCGCAAGTAGCAGAATGCAGACCAACCAAGAATTCATACACCATTGAGTTTCAGGCACTAAATTGCCGGAAACACAGCGCAGTTTTGACTGATTTCGGCGGCGTCGGCGACGGCAAAACCTCCAACACAAAGGCGTTTAATACTGCAATTTCTAATCTAAGCAAATATGCAGCAGATGGTGGAGCTCAGCTGATCGTACCACCCGGGAAATGGTTAACCGGAAGCTTTAATCTCACCAGCCATTTCACTCTTTATATTCACAAAGATGCTCTTCTTCTCGCATCCCAg GATGAATCAGAGTGGCCTCTTCTCCCACCATTGCCTTCCTATGGAAGAGGAAGAGATGAACCTGGTGGAAGATTCAGCAGTCTCATTTTTGGCACAAACTTAACTGATGTTGTTGTTACtg GTGGCAATGCCACGATCAATGGCCAGGGTGAACCTTGGTGGATCAAATATAGAAAGAAGCAATTCAATGTGACTCGACCTTATCTTATTGAGGTCATGTTCTCTGATAATGTTCAGATTTCGAACCTAACTTTAATTGACTCTCCATCATGGAACGTGCATCCTGTATACTCCAG CAATGTATTGATCCAAGGGCTGACAATTCGTGCACCTATTGATTCTCCTAATACAGATGGGATTAACCCAG ATTCTTGCACAAATACGCGAATTGAAGATAACTATATAGTCTCGGGAGACGATTGCGTTGCAGTTAAAAGTGGCTGGGATGAATATGGGATCAAAGTCGGAATGCCAACACAGCATTTAATCATAAGAAGACTAATTTGCATTTCCCCAGATAGTGCTGCAATTGCTCTTGGCAGTGAAATGTCTGGAGGAATCAAAGATGTGAGAGCTGAAGACATAACAGCAATCAACACTCAATCTGGTGTTAGAATCAAAACAGCTGTTGGCAGAGGAGCATATGTGAAAGAAATTTATGTAAGAAGAATGACAATGAAGACAATGAAGTATGTGTTTTGGATGACTGGTGATTATGGCTCACACCCAGATCCTGGTTTTGATCCAAAAGCACTTCCGACAGTTACAGGAATAAATTACAGAGATATGGTGGCCGATAATGTTACTCAATCCGCAAAGCTTGATGGAATTCGCAATGACCCTTTTACGGGAATCTGCATTTCTAATGTGACTATTAAGTTGACAGAGAAACCAAAGGAGTTGCAATGGAATTGTACTAATATTCAAGGAATTACAAGCCGTGTGACACCTCAAGCTTGTGAGTTGTTGCCTAAGAAAGAGCCTACTGATTGCTTTTTCCCGGATGATAAGCTGCCAATTGATGATGTTAGGCTGAACACTTGTTCTGCCAGTATCAGTAAGGCTTGA
- the LOC102622507 gene encoding protein SPIRAL1-like 5: protein MKRGESSGGGHSSLGYLFGSDQEPSQPPASPAAIKAPWDDDNTTKKPPNNSSPSEKLTVSNNYHRAQGQNSGNFITDRPTTRVQSAPGGDSSLGYLFGDKKK from the exons ATGAAACGAGGCGAAAGCTCTGGCGGCGGCCATAGTTCACTTGGTTACTTGTTTGGTTCTGATCAAGAGCCAAGCCAACCTCCAGCTTCCCCAGCAGCGATCAAAGCACCATGGGACGATGATAACACCACGAAGAAACCTCCGAATAACTCATCACCATCAGAGAAACTGACTGTCTCCAACAATTACCACAGAGCTCAAGGCCAAAACTCTGGCAACTTCATTACT GACCGTCCGACAACAAGGGTTCAGTCAGCTCCAGGTGGAGACTCATCTCTTGGGTACTTGTTTGGAGACAAGAAGaagtga